Proteins encoded by one window of Aspergillus puulaauensis MK2 DNA, chromosome 4, nearly complete sequence:
- the rho1 gene encoding Rho family GTPase RHO1 (COG:S;~EggNog:ENOG410PFAP;~InterPro:IPR005225,IPR001806,IPR027417,IPR003578;~PFAM:PF00025,PF08477,PF00071;~go_function: GO:0003924 - GTPase activity [Evidence IEA];~go_function: GO:0005525 - GTP binding [Evidence IEA];~go_process: GO:0007264 - small GTPase mediated signal transduction [Evidence IEA]) encodes MAEIRRKLVIVGDGACGKTCLLIVFSKGTFPEVYVPTVFENYVADVEVDGKHVELALWDTAGQEDYDRLRPLSYPDSHVILICFAVDSPDSLDNVQEKWISEVLHFCQGLPIILVGCKKDLRNDPKTIEELHKTSQRPVGPEQGEEVRKKIGAYKYLECSARTNEGVREVFEAATRAALLTKTHSKKKKCSIL; translated from the exons atggccgagaTCCGCCGCAAGCTTGTTATCGTGGGTGATGGTGCCTGCGGTAAGACCTGTCTGTTGAT CGTCTTCTCTAAGGGCACTTTCCCTGAG GTCTACGTCCCCACCGTCTTCGAGAACTATGTTGCGGACGTTGAGGTCGATGGCAAGCACGTCGAGCTCGCTCTTTGGGATACTGCTGGCCAGGAAGATTATGACCGTCTCCGCCCTCTTTCCTACCCTGACTCTCATGTCATCCTGATCTGTTTTGCGGTGGACTCACCGGATTCCCTTGACAACGTTCAGGAGAAG TGGATCTCTGAGGTTCTTCACTTCTGCCAAGGTctccccatcatcctcgttgGATGCAAAAAGGATCTTCGCAACGACCCCAAGACAATCGAGGAGCTGCACAAGACCTCCCAGAGGCCCGTTGGCCCTGAACAG GGTGAGGAAGTCCGCAAGAAGATTGGCGCTTATAAGTACCTCGAGTGCTCTGCACGAACCAACGAAGGCGTGCGTGAGGTCTTCGAGGCTGCCACCCGTGCTGCTCTCTTGACAAAGACCCacagcaagaagaagaagtgcaGCATCCTGTAA
- a CDS encoding mitochondrial 54S ribosomal protein uL24m (COG:S;~EggNog:ENOG410PPQ3;~InterPro:IPR003256,IPR008991,IPR041988,IPR014722;~go_component: GO:0005840 - ribosome [Evidence IEA];~go_function: GO:0003723 - RNA binding [Evidence IEA];~go_function: GO:0003735 - structural constituent of ribosome [Evidence IEA];~go_process: GO:0006412 - translation [Evidence IEA]), which produces MQKIVRRTALARNQAQRKAIRADKSARRDELKDTLRQRFAYNRIELDNIRAERLRRREDWMRGPLAPQRDAGFEGKSFGALSPQAMRPPAIPKHLRRKYINFAPGDRVCIMKGRDKGKIEVVTRVDAENETLTVKDLNMADVYFPEWLSEQYGNKTPFQTVPLPISIDDVRLVAALDDPSTGQTRDMIVEHIYGGGPILEREQGVETPRHTRYIAGDDIEIPWPRFEKPSFKDEEWDTLRMEVETPSWVPSLHYAPFPPSVLDELRNKFSKYRTRHDPEFVEQKRLEDLKKEYLRSTSLMTPRGELMAMIRQKKKEQLDSMRDEDGNLKLDDKTASFIESYMTENSAGKTKSA; this is translated from the exons ATGCAAAAAATCGTTCGCCGAACCGCTCTGGCCAGGAACCAGGCGCAACGAAAAGCCATTCGAGCCGACAAGAGTGCCCGACGCGATGAATTAAAAGACACCCTGCGACAGCGTTTCGCCTACAACCGGATCGAACTCGATAATATCCGCGCTGAGAGGCTACGACGCCGGGAAGATTGGATGCGAGGACCTCTGGCACCTCAGCGAGATGCAGGATTTGAAGGAAAGTCGTTTGGCGCGTTGAGTCCACAAGCGATGAGGCCACCGGCTATTCCGAAGCATTTGCGGAGGAAATATATCAACTTTGCTCCGGGTGATCGGGTGTGCATTATGAAGGGACGGGACAAGGGTAAGATCGAAGTGGTGACTCGAGTGGATGCCGAGAATGAGACTCTTACGGTGAAGGATCTTAACATG GCCGATGTCTACTTCCCCGAATGGCTCAGCGAACAATACGGCAACAAGACACCCTTCCAGACCGTTCCcctccccatctccattGACGACGTGCGTCTCGTTGCTGCCCTCGACGACCCGTCCACAGGCCAAACCCGCGACATGATCGTCGAACACATCTACGGCGGCGGCCCCATTCTCGAACGCGAGCAGGGCGTTGAAACGCCACGACACACACGCTAcattgctggcgatgatATCGAGATCCCCTGGCCACGGTTCGAAAAACCATCCTTCAAAGACGAGGAGTGGGATACGCTCCGTATGGAGGTCGAAACACCATCCTGGGTTCCCTCGCTGCATTACGCGCCCTTCCCGCCTAGTGTGCTTGATGAGCTTAGAAACAAGTTCTCCAAGTACCGTACAAGACACGATCCTGAGTTCGTGGAACAGAAGCGGTTGGAGGATCTTAAGAAGGAATATCTTCGAAGCACGTCTTTGATGACGCCGAGAGGCGAGCTTATGGCTATGATtcgacagaagaagaaggagcagCTGGATAGCATgagagatgaagatgggaaTTTGAAGCTAGATGACAAGACGGCGTCATTTATTGAGAGTTACATGACGGAGAACTCCGCGGGGAAGACGAAGTCTGCTTAA
- a CDS encoding putative l-fucose permease (COG:G;~EggNog:ENOG410PFDQ;~InterPro:IPR011701,IPR036259;~PFAM:PF07690;~TransMembrane:12 (i32-52o72-93i100-119o125-142i163-186o201-222i252-274o294-311i318-336o342-365i377-397o403-427i);~go_function: GO:0022857 - transmembrane transporter activity [Evidence IEA];~go_process: GO:0055085 - transmembrane transport [Evidence IEA]): protein MGFVQFLKTRSGFRVDNSKTTSAANLTLRQSIWPLMLVTILFFLWGFAYGLLDTLNKHFQITLNITKTRSSGLQAAYFGAYPLASLGYANWLLRHYGYKTVFIFGLVLYGIGALCMWPAGLNQSFGGFCAATFVIGSGLGSLETAANPYLAVCGPPKYAEIRINLAQAFNGIGTVVAPALASYVFFTDTADNVNALKRVQWVYLAIGIFVFVLAGVFFMSTIPEVTDEDMAYQVSTTHVSEQEKPFWKQYKLFHATLAQFTYTGSQVAIASYFINYATETWPGTSSSTGSKYLAGAQAAFTVGRFLGAFMMKFFRGRWVFLVYLSGVVAFCAASTTQRNETGVAMLFLTLFFESVCFPTIVALGIRGLGRHYKRGSGFIVGGVSGGAAIPALLAHVADIRNNTGFAFIVPTMFMVIAWTYALAVNFVPAYRDTVDKVGESDIGLRSDGDADGVKDVEAMGDSEKAEVVHVR from the exons ATGGGGTTTGTGCAGTTTTTGAAGACTCGGTCTGGGTTTCGGGTCGACAATAGCAAGACTACGTCTGCCGCAAACCTGACTTTACGTCAGAGTATATGGCCTTTGATGCTTGTCACTATACTCTTCTTTTTGTGG GGTTTTGCATATGGGCTGCTTGATACTCTTAATAAGCATTTCCAGATTACACTCAACATCACAAAGACAAGAAGTTCAGGGTTGCAAGCCGCATATTTTGG TGCCTACCCTCTCGCTTCCTTAGGCTATGCGAACTGGCTTCTTCGACATTATGGGTATAAAACTGTTTTCATCTTCGGACTGGTCCTTTATGGCATTGGAGCGCTCTGCATGTGGCCTGCCGGTCTGAATCAGTCATTTGGAGGTTTTTGCGCAGCTACATTTGTCATCGGTTCAGGGTTGGGATCGCTTGAGACGGCAGCCAACCCGTATCTCGCAG TTTGTGGTCCACCAAAGTACGCCGAAATCCGAATCAATTTAGCCCAGGCTTTCAACGGGATCGGGACTGTTGTTGCGCCAGCACTGGCTTCGTACGTTTTCTTTACCGACACCGCGGATAATGTCAATGCTTTGAAGCGCGTGCAATGGGTATACCTTGCTATCGGTATATTCGTCTTTGTTCTGGCCGGGGTCTTCTTCATGTCGACCATACCCGAAGTTACGGATGAAGATATGGCATACCAGGTGTCTACTACGCATGTCAGCGAGCAAGAGAAGCCATTCTGGAAGCAATATAAGCTATTCCATGCTACGCTTGCCCAGTTTACTTACACTGGCTCTCAAG TTGCCATTGCGTCTTACTTTATCAATTATGCTACTGAAACCTGGCCCGGCACAAGCAGCTCTACAGGCTCAAAATATCTCGCCGGAGCACAAGCAGCGTTCACCGTCGGCCGGTTCCTCGGCGCCTTCATGATGAAATTCTTCAGAGGACGCTGGGTTTTCCTCGTCTATCTCTCAGGCGTAGTCGCTTTCTGTGCCGCTTCAACTACACAGAGAAATGAAACCGGAGTGG CAATGCTCTTCCTAACCCTCTTCTTCGAATCCGTCTGTTTCCCTACCATTGTTGCCCTCGGCATCCGCGGTCTAGGCCGCCACTACAAACGTGGCTCgggcttcatcgtcggcggcgtcaGCGGCGGCGCCGCAATCCCTGCGCTCCTAGCCCACGTCGCCGATATACGCAACAACACTGGATTCGCATTCATCGTACCGACCATGTTCATGGTTATTGCGTGGACGTATGCGCTTGCGGTGAACTTTGTCCCTGCGTATAGGGATACGGTGGACAAGGTTGGGGAGAGTGATATTGGGTTGCGGTCTGATGGGGATGCGGATGGAGTTAAAGATGTCGAGGCTATGGGTGATTCTGAAAAGGCAGAGGTTGTTCATGTTCGGTGA
- a CDS encoding calcium-transporting ATPase (COG:P;~EggNog:ENOG410PH09;~InterPro:IPR006068,IPR018303,IPR023298,IPR023299, IPR005782,IPR001757,IPR004014,IPR036412,IPR008250, IPR023214;~PFAM:PF00689,PF13246,PF00122,PF00690,PF00702;~TransMembrane:10 (i61-78o84-103i256-276o288-317i754-775o787-806i827-851o890-910i922-946o958-978i);~go_component: GO:0016021 - integral component of membrane [Evidence IEA];~go_function: GO:0000166 - nucleotide binding [Evidence IEA];~go_function: GO:0005388 - calcium transmembrane transporter activity, phosphorylative mechanism [Evidence IEA];~go_process: GO:0006816 - calcium ion transport [Evidence IEA]) has translation METSFLLSPAEVLKHFGVSERSGLSSSQASESRQKYGPNALAEEPPTPLWELVLEQFKDQLVLILLGSAAVSFVLALFEDSDDWTVFVDPAVILTILILNAVVGVTQESSAEKAIAALQEYSANEAKVVRDGAVQRIKAEDLVPGDIIHVAVGDRVPADCRLLAIHSNSFRVDQAILTGESESVGKDTRAVKDQKAVKQDQTNVLFSGTTVVNGNSTAIVVLTGSSTAIGDIHESITSQISEPTPLKQKLNDFGDMLAKVITVICILVWVINVEHFNDPSHGGWAKGAIYYLKIAVSLGVAAIPEGLAVVITTCLALGTRKMAQKNAVVRSLPSVETLGSCSVICSDKTGTLTTNQMSVGKLVYLSQLGTDVEAIDVEGTTFAPEGKFSVNGKVVTNLAASSSTIRQMTEVMARCNASALAHDEKTGVFSCIGEPTEGALRVLVEKIGTDDVATNNKLLSLPTSQKLHVSSDYYESRLPLQATYEFSRDRKSMSVLVGTGQNQQLLVKGAPESILDRCSQALLGPNGSRVNLTKAHFDLLSSKVVEYASRGLRVIALASVDDVASNPLLHKVSTPEDYVQLERNMTLIGLVAMLDPPRVEVADSIKKCAEAGIRVIVITGDNQNTAESICREIGVFGKTENLEGKSFTGREFDSLSHSEQLEAVRNASLFSRTEPSHKSKLVDLLQSLGHVVAMTGDGVNDAPALKKSDIGVAMGTGTDVAKLAADMVLADDNFATITVAVEEGRSIYSNTQQFIRYLISSNIGEVVSIFLTAALGMPEALVPVQLLWVNLVTDGLPATALSFNPADHDVMRRPPRKRDEPLVGGWLLFRYMVVGTYVGAATVFGYVWWFLYNPEGPQISFWQLSHFHKCSAQFPEIGCEMFSNEMSRSASTVSLSILVVIEMFNAMNALSSSESLLTFGLWNNLMLVYAIILSMALHFAILYIPFLQDLFAILPLDWIEWKAVLAISAPVIIIDEALKVVERRLYNVTVSAPVEQLNGAASKPKKA, from the exons ATGGAGacctctttccttctctcgcCGGCGGAGGTGCTGAAACATTTCGGTGTCTCGGAGCGCTCTGGCTTGTCTAGCTCCCAGGCGTCGGAATCAAGACAGAAATATGGCCCAAATG CTCTCGCCGAAgaacctccaactcctctctGGGAGCTGGTGCTCGAACAGTTCAAGGaccagctcgtcctcattCTTCTAGGCTCAGCCGCAGTTTCATTTGTCCTGGCTCTTTTCGAGGATAGTGACGATTGGACTGTGTTTGTCGACCCTGCAGTG ATTTTAaccattctcattctcaatgcAGTCGTCGGCGTGACTCAGGAAAGCAGCGCCGAGAAGGCAATTGCGGCTCTACAGGAATACTCAGCGAACGAGGCTAAAGTGGTTCGAGACGGTGCAGTCCAGCGCATCAAGGCTGAAGACCTGGTACCTGGAGATATAATTCACGTTGCGGTAGGGGATCGCGTCCCCGCTGACTGTAGGCTACTTGCTATTCACAGCAACAGCTTTCGGGTAGACCAAGCTATTCTCACCGGTGAAAGTGAGAGTGTAGGCAAGGATACTCGTGCGGTCAAGGATCAAAAGGCTGTGAAGCAGGATCAGACCAACGTCCTATTCTCGGGTACCACTGTCGTCAATGGAAATTCCACGGCCATCGTCGTTTTGACTGGTTCATCGACCGCAATCGGTGATATCCATGAAAGTATTACGTCTCAAATCTCGGAACCTACACCATTGAAACAGAAACTGAACGATTTCGGTGATATGCTCGCTAAGGTGATCACTGTCATCTGCATTCTGGTTTGGGTCATTAACGTCGAACATTTCAATGATCCTTCCCATGGTGGATGGGCTAAAGGTGCTATCTATTATCTCAAGATTGCCGTGTCTCTTGGAGTGGCTGCCATTCCCGAAGGGTTGGCCGTTGTCATAACTACCTGTTTGGCGCTCGGGACTCGCAAAATGGCACAAAAGAATGCCGTTGTCCGCTCTCTGCCTTCTGTTGAGACTCTCGGAAGCTGCAGTGTGATATGCTCCGATAAAACCGGAACTTTGACAACCAACCAAATGAGTGTTGGGAAGCTCGTCTACCTATCTCAGCTGGGAACCGACGTCGAGGCTATTGACGTAGAAGGCACAACCTTCGCGCCTGAGGGGAAATTTTCCGTCAATGGCAAGGTTGTTACGAATCTGGcggcctcttcttcgaccatCCGACAGATGACTGAGGTCATGGCTCGTTGCAACGCTTCTGCGCTTGCTCACGATGAGAAAACTGGCGTGTTCTCGTGCATTGGCGAACCCACAGAAGGAGCTCTACGTGTTCTTGTTGAAAAGATCGGTACAGATGATGTTGCTACCAACAATAAGCTTCTCAGCTTGCCTACATCGCAAAAACTACACGTTTCTAGTGACTATTATGAATCTCGTTTGCCCCTGCAGGCAACATACGAGTTCTCGCGCGACCGGAAAAGTATGTCTGTTCTGGTGGGTACTGGACAGAATCAGCAGCTCCTTGTCAAGGGTGCCCCTGAATCTATTCTCGATCGCTGCTCCCAGGCTCTTCTTGGGCCAAATGGCTCCCGCGTAAACCTGACCAAAGCCCACTTTGATCTTTTGTCTTCTAAGGTCGTCGAGTACGCGAGCCGTGGCCTTCGTGTGATCGCATTGGCAAGCGTCGATGACGTCGCATCgaaccctcttcttcataAAGTCAGTACGCCTGAAGATTACGTCCAGTTGGAACGGAACATGACTCTCATCGGTCTTGTTGCGATGCTTGACCCCCCTCGTGTGGAGGTGGCCGATTCGATCAAGAAGTGTGCCGAAGCTGGTATTCGTGTGATTGTGATTACGGGTGATAACCAGAACACCGCAGAATCAATCTGCCGTGAGATTGGTGTTTTCGGGAAGACTGAGAACCTCGAAGGCAAGAGTTTCACCGGAAGAGAGTTTGATAGCCTCTCCCACAGCGAACAACTTGAGGCAGTCCGAAATGCTTCCCTTTTCTCGCGTACCGAGCCTTCTCACAAGTCTAAACTCGTGGACCTCCTACAATCTCTTGGTCATGTGGTTGCGATGACTGGTGATGGAGTTAACGATGCTCCTGCCCTGAAGAAGTCAGACATCGGTGTCGCCATGGGTACTGGTACTGATGTGGCCAAACTTGCTGCTGATATGGTTCTTGCCGATGACAACTTTGCTACTATTACTGTCGCCGTTGAAGAGGGCCGCTCGATCTACAGCAATACTCAACAGTTTATCCGGTACCTTATCTCATCGAACATCGGAGAGGTTGTGTCTATTTTCCTCACTGCCGCCCTCGGTATGCCTGAGGCGTTGGTCCCTGTGCAGCTTCTCTGGGTCAACCTGGTAACCGATGGTTTGCCTGCCACTGCCTTGTCCTTTAACCCTGCGGACCATGACGTTATGCGACGACCCCCTAGAAAGCGCGATGAACCCCTTGTTGGCGGCTGGCTTCTTTTCAGGTATATGGTTGTCGGTACCTATGTTGGCGCGGCTACTGTCTTTGGTTATGTTTGGTGGTTCCTTTACAACCCAGAGGGCCCTCAGATCTCTTTCTGGCAACTG TCTCACTTCCATAAATGCTCCGCGCAGTTTCCCGAGATCGGTTGTGAGATGTTCTCAAACGAGATGTCGCGCTCTGCATCAACCGTTTCACTATCGATTCTTGTCGTGATTGAGATGTTCAACGCGATGAACGCGCTCTCGTCCAGCGAGTCCCTCCTCACATTTGGTCTCTGGAACAACCTGATGCTCGTTTATGCCATCATACTCTCGATGGCTCTTCACTTTGCTATTCTGTATATCCCCTTCCTGCAAGATCTATTTGCAATCCTCCcattggattggattgaaTGGAAGGCAGTTCTGGCCATCAGTGCCCCTGTTAT TATCATCGATGAGGCTCTGAAGGTTGTGGAGCGCCGCTTGTATAATGTTACCGTCAGTGCTCCCGTTGAGCAATTGAACGGAGCCGCGTCGAAACCGAAGAAAGCATAG
- a CDS encoding 14-3-3 adaptor artA-like protein (COG:O;~EggNog:ENOG410PHTI;~InterPro:IPR023410,IPR000308,IPR036815,IPR023409;~PFAM:PF00244), protein MTSERENKTFLARLCEQAERYDEMVTFMKEVANIGGELTVDERNLLSVAYKNVVGTRRASWRIISSIEQKEESKGSEQHVGIIRDYRQKIETELEKVCQDVLDVLDESLIPKAETGESKVFYYKMKGDYHRYLAEFASGNKRKVAATAAHEAYKNATDVAQTELTPTHPIRLGLALNFSVFYYEILNSPDRACHLAKQAFDDAIAELDSLSEESYRDSTLIMQLLRDNLTLWTSSDGNEAENQAAAPKEEKPEEEAAAPKEEKPEEEAKAPES, encoded by the exons ATGACTTCTGAG CGTGAGAA caAGACgttcctcgcccgcctttGCGAGCAGGCCGAGCGATACGATG AAATGGTCACGTTCATGAAG GAAGTTGCCAAC ATTGGAGGCGAACTTACTGTTGACGAGCGTAACCTCCTATCTGTCGCTTATAAGAACGTCGTCGGTACCCGCCGTGCCTCGTGGCGTATTATCTCCTCCATCGAACAGAAGGAGGAATCCAAGGGCTCCGAGCAGCACGTCGGCATCATCCGCGATTATCGCCAGAAGATCGAGAccgagctggagaaggtctgTCAGGATGTCCTTGATGTACTAGACGAGTCTCTTATCCCCAAGGCCGAGACTGGGGAGTCTAAGGTCTTCTACTACAAGAT GAAGGGCGACTACCACCGCTATCTGGCTGAATTCGCCTCCGGCAACAAGCGCAAGGTTGCTGCTACCGCTGCCCACGAGGCTTACAAG AACGCAACGGATGTTGCTCAGACCGAACTTACACCCACCCACCCTATCCGCCTGGGACTTGCCCTGAACTTCTCGGTATTCTACTACGAGATTCTGAACTCTCCCGACCGTGCCTGCCACCTCGCCAAGCAGGCTTTCGATGATGCCATTGCGGAGCTTGACTCCCTCTCCGAGGAGAGCTACCGTGACAGCACTCTTATTATGCAGCTACTGCGTGACAACCTCACTCTATGGACTTCATCTGATGGCAATGAGGCTGAGAACCAGGCCGCCGCCcccaaggaggagaagcctgaggaggaggccgccgctcccaaggaggagaagcccgaggaggaggccaaggCACCAGAGTCGTAA
- the HCR1 gene encoding eukaryotic translation initiation factor 3 subunit J (COG:J;~EggNog:ENOG410PNWK;~InterPro:IPR013906,IPR023194;~PFAM:PF08597;~go_component: GO:0005737 - cytoplasm [Evidence IEA];~go_component: GO:0005852 - eukaryotic translation initiation factor 3 complex [Evidence IEA];~go_function: GO:0003743 - translation initiation factor activity [Evidence IEA]), protein MPPSKWDEEEEESVSPPPVAARRRFDDEEEDDVLDSWDAAEDSEVEREKAAKAAKAKAEADAEAAANKKSKAQRIAEHKQTRQKATEEDDDSDSDEDEADKRARLRATEKDSDLKHAEDLFGDIDLNRNRGKNKTVVVNDASGDPTQAVDLSAMSLFKPTTKDQFAKVTSTIAPLLALQSKKPQYALWLPEFTKALAKELPSGDIKKIASTLTTLSNEKMKEERTADKGSKKTKAAKTKVSLVAQRENRIETSSYDDDGLDDDDFM, encoded by the exons ATGCCGCCATCTAAGTGGG acgaagaagaggaagagagtgtTTCTCCTCCCCCCGTTGCTGCCCGCCGTCGAttcgatgacgaggaagaagacgat GTTCTCGACTCCTGGGACGCCGCCGAAGACAGCGAAGTAGAGCGTGAGAAggccgccaaagccgccaagGCCAAAGCCGAAGCGGATGCCGAGGCCGCTGCCaacaagaagagcaaggcgCAGCGGATAGCAGAACACAAGCAGACGCGCCAGAAGGCcaccgaggaggacgacgactCGGAcagtgacgaggatgaggccgaTAAGCGTGCTCGTCTGCGCGCAACCGAAAAGGACTCTGACCTCAAGCACGCTGAGGATCTCTTTGGGGACATTGATCTAAACCGCAACCGGGGCAAGAACAAGACGGTTGTTGTGAATGATGCTTCGGGTGATCCCACACAGGCGGTGGATTTGTCTGCCATGTCGCTGTTCAAGCCAACGACCAAGGATCAGTTTGCTAAGGTGACGAGTACGATTGCACCGCTTTTGGCACTGCAAAGCAAGAAGCCACAGTATGCGCTTTGGTTGCCGGAGTTCACGAAGGCATTAGCGAAGGAGCTGCCTAGTGGAGACATCAAGAAGATTGCTAGCACTTTGACGACATTGAGCaatgagaagatgaaggaggagcgAACTGCTGACAAAGGAagcaagaagaccaaggcTGCGAAGACGAAGGTGTCGTTGGTTGCGCAGAGAGAGAACAGGATTGAGACGTCTTCttatgatgatgatgggttGGATGACGATGACTTTATGTGA
- the aspf22 gene encoding enolase acuN (COG:G;~EggNog:ENOG410PFRB;~InterPro:IPR036849,IPR000941,IPR020811,IPR020810, IPR020809,IPR029017;~PFAM:PF03952,PF00113;~go_component: GO:0000015 - phosphopyruvate hydratase complex [Evidence IEA];~go_function: GO:0000287 - magnesium ion binding [Evidence IEA];~go_function: GO:0004634 - phosphopyruvate hydratase activity [Evidence IEA];~go_process: GO:0006096 - glycolytic process [Evidence IEA]) has product MPISKIHARSVYDSRGNPTVEVDVVTETGLHRAIVPSGASTGQHEAHELRDGDKSKWLGKGVLTAVKNVNEVIAPAVIKENIDVKEQSKVDAFLNQLDGTANKKNLGANAILGVSLAIAKAGAAEKGVPLYAHISDLAGTKKPYVLPVPFQNVLNGGSHAGGRLAFQEFMIVPDTASSFSEGLRQGAEVYHKLKALAKKKYGQSAGNVGDEGGVAPDIQTAEEALDLITEAIEQAGYTGKIHIAMDVASSEFYKAEEKKYDLDFKNPDSDPSKWLTYEQLADLYKSLASKYPIVSIEDPFAEDDWEAWSYFYKTSDFQIVGDDLTVTNPLRIKKAIELKSCNALLLKVNQIGTLTESIQAAKDSYADNWGVMVSHRSGETEDVTIADISVGLRSGQIKTGAPARSERLAKLNQILRIEEELGENAIYAGEKFRNSVNL; this is encoded by the exons ATGCCTATCTCCAAGATCCACGCCCGCTCTGTCTACGACTCTCGTGGAAACCCCACTGTTGAGGTGGACGTTGTCACTGAGACTGGTCTTCACCGCGCCATTGTTCCTTCTGGAGCCTCTACCG GTCAGCACGAGGCTCACGAGCTCCGTGATGGCGACAAGTCTAAGTGGCTCGGAAAGG GTGTCCTGACTGCCGTTAAGAACGTCAACGAAGTCATCGCTCCTGccgtcatcaaggagaacATCGACGTCAAGGAGCAGTCCAAGGTTGACGCGTTCCTCAACCAGCTCGACGGAACTgccaacaagaagaacctTGGTGCCAACGCCATCCTCGGTGTCAGTTTGGCCATTGCCaaggctggtgctgctgagaagggtGTCCCTCTTTATGCTCACATCTCCGACTTGGCTGGAACCAAGAAGCCCTACGTCCTCCCCGTTCCTTTCCAGAACGTCCTGAACGGTGGTTCCCACGCTGGTGGCCGCCTGGCCTTCCAGGAATTCATGATTGTTCCCGA CACTGCTTCCTCGTTCTCTGAGGGTCTCCGCCAGGGTGCTGAAGTCTACCACAAGCTCAAGGCTCTGGCCAAGAAGAAGTATGGCCAGTCCGCCGGTAATGTCGGTGACGAGGGTGGTGTTGCTCCCGATATCCAGACCGCAGAGGAGGCTCTTGACCTCATCACCGAGGCCATTGAGCAGGCTGGCTACACCGGCAAGATCCACATCGCCATGGATGTTGCCTCTAGCGAGTTCTAcaaggccgaggagaagaagtaCGACCTGGACTTCAAGAACCCCGACAGCGACCCCTCCAAGTGGCTCACCTACGAGCAACTTGCCGACCTCTACAAGTCCCTCGCCTCCAAGTACCCCATTGTCAGTATCGAGGACCCCTTCGCTGAGGATGACTGGGAGGCCTGGAGCTACTTCTACAAGACCTCCGACTTCCAGATCGTTGG TGATGACTTGACTGTCACCAACCCCCTCCgcatcaagaaggccatCGAGCTCAAGTCATGCAACGCGCTCCTCCTTAAGGTCAACCAGATCGGTACTCTCACCGAGTCCATCCAGGCCGCTAAGGACTCCTATGCCGACAACTGGGGTGTCATGGTGTCCCACCGCTCCGGTGAGACCGAGGACGTCACCATTGCCGATATCTCCGTGGGTCTGCGCTCCGGACAGATCAAGACTGGTGCTCCCGCCCGGTCTGAGCGTCTGGCCAAGCTTAACCAGATCCTTCGcattgaggaggagcttggcGAGAACGCCATCTACGCTGGCGAGAAGTTCCGCAACTCCGTCAACCTGTAA